In the bacterium genome, ACACGCATCATTGAGAATCTGCGCGAGCGCGTGCGCCGCGAACGTTTTGAAGACGCCGGTGAGCTGCACCGCCTGCTGCGCGAAGAAATCGCCGCGCTGTTCGAAAAGAACGATGTAACGACTGATGGAGCAGCGATCGAAATTCCTTCAGGCGTTTCCCCCTACGTCATCATGGTGGTCGGTGTCAACGGCGTGGGCAAGACCACGACCATCGGAAAGCTGGCCTACAATTACCGCAGCGCGGGGAAGAAAGTCATCATCGGCGCGGCCGACACTTTCCGCGCGGCGGCCAATGAGCAGCTCGAAGTGTGGGCGCAGCGCGCTGAAGTGGATATCATTCAGCAGAAGCACGGTTCGGATCCCGCCGCCGTGGCCTACGACACGCTGCAGAGTGCGCTGTCGAAAAACTCCGACGTGGTCATTATCGATACGGCAGGCAGACTGCACACGAAATCCAACCTCATGGAAGAGCTGAAGAAGATCAAGCGCGTGATGTCCAAGCTCATGCCCGACGCGCCGCATGAGGTCCTTCTCGTGCTGGATGCTACCACCGGACAGAATGCGATTCAGCAGGCGAAGCAGTTCGGCCTGGCGGTGGATGTGACCGGACTCGCGGTTACCAAGCTCGACGGCACGGCCAAGGGCGGCGTGGTCATCGGCATCTCTTCCGAACTCGCCATTCCCGTCAAGTACATCGGCGTGGGCGAGCAGATCAACGACCTGCAGGTGTTCGACGATGAAGCCTTCGTCCAGGCGCTCTTCGGCGACCTGCGTACCGAGGACGAAACCACCATTGAAGAGGAAGTGCGCGAGTAGACGCGGAGATAGCCCATGTTCATGCGCAAGCCCCGACATAAAAGCTTCGACTACACCCCGCGCTATTATGATCCGAAAAAGGATGAGGACGCGCGGCGGCGCAGGCGCTTTCACTTCGAAAGCAATTCGAGGAGAGGCACGACCAGGCCCATGATCGTGCTCATCCTGCTCTTTATTCTCGCGTATCTTTTATACACCAATTTCTCCTGAGTTTTATGGCATCAGTCGTACCGGCAAGTTCCATCCAGATCCTTCCGCAGCATCTCGCCAATCAGATCGCCGCAGGCGAAGTCGTGCAGCGGCCGGAATCCGTGGTGAAGGAATTGGTGGAAAACGCCATTGATGCCGGCGCCAGTCATGTCACCGTGAATATCGCCGCAGCGGGGAAGTCGCTGATACAGGTTATCGACGATGGACACGGAATGACCGAGGAGGATGCGCGCATGGCCATCGAGCGGCATGCGACCAGCAAACTGCGTTCGATAGAGGATCTCGAACAGATCCGCACCTTCGGTTTCCGCGGGGAAGCGCTGCCGTCGATTTCCTCCGTCGCGAAAGTGGAACTGCGCACGCGCATGGAAGATCAGGATGTCGCCACGCTGCTGCGCATCGAGGGAGGCGAAGTGCGCGAAGCGGATAAAGTTGAGGGTCCGGTCGGCACCTCCATCAGCGTCAAGAATCTGTTTTACAACACGCCCGCACGGCGGCAGTTCCTCAAATCCGACACCACCGAGTACCGGCATATAACGGACTGCGTGCAGCGCTTCGTGCTGTCCTACCCCGACGTACGCATCACACTCATCTCCGACGGCAGCACGGTATACGACGCGCAGCCTGCGGATCTGGCGGGACGCATCTCCTACCTCTTCGGCGACCGCGTGGCAGATTCGCTGCTCGAAGTGCATGAGGAAACAGACCTGATCACGGTGACGGGATTTGTGGGCAAGCCGAATTTTGCGAAGAAGTCCCGCGGCGAGCAATTCCTTTTCGTCAACGGACGCTACGTGGTGAGCCGCTATCTGAATCACGCCGTGGTCAGCGCCTACGAGCACATGCTCGAACAGGGTGCGTTTCCGATGTACATGCTTTTCCTGAACATCGATCCGCGGCAGGTGGACGTCAACGTGCATCCTTCCAAGCTGGAAGTGAAGTTCAGCAACGAGCGCAACATCTACACCATCGTCAACGCCGTCGTGCGCCGCAGCCTGTACAGTCACGACCTGACTCCCTCGATCGGCTTCCGTGAGAGCGGGGAAGGCGGACAGCCGCAGGACTTCACGCGCATGCGCATCGAATCGCCCGACGAAGCCTCCGCACGCACCGAGCGCAAATACGACAACTTCGATTCCCTCAGCCGCGGTATGGGAAGCAGTGGATTGGGCGCCGGATCAGGGGGCGGCAGCGGAACAGGTGGCAGCGGCGGCACGGGGTACGGCTCTCGTCCTTCAGACAGCGGCGGCGCGGGTTCGCGCATGGATCCCCGGCAGATCGACGATCTCTTCCGTTCGCTGGATGTGAGCGGTGAGGGTAGTCGCAGCGGCATGGCGGCCGAGCCCGAGCGTGAGACCGTCATCCTCCCGAGCGAGAAACCGATATCTGACACGCAGTTTCTCTGGCAGCTGCATAACAAGTATATTTTCACGCCGATCAAATCCGGTCTCATGATCATCGACCAGCACGTGGCGCATGAGCGCATCCTCTACGAGAAAGCGCTGGCTGCGCTTCAGGACGCCGCGCCGTTTTCCCAGCAGCTGCTCTTCGAGCACAGCACGCGGGTGTCGGCCGGTGATTATGCACTGCTGGAGGAGATCCGCGCCGAGTTCGAGCATCTCGGTTTCGTGCTGCGTCTGAAGGCGCCGCATGACGTCACCGTGGAAGCCGTGCCGCAGGACGTGCGTCCCGGCATGGAGGAAAGCATACTCGAAGAAATGATCGAGCAGTACCGAGAGTACAGCGCTTCTGGTGTGACCGACACCCGGCACAACGTGGCCGCTTCCTACGGCTGCCGCGCCGCGATCAAGGCGGGCGACAAACTGAATCCCGCCGAGATGCAGAATCTCATCGATCAGCTGTTCGCGACCTCGAACCCGTACGTTTGTCCCCACGGACGACCGATACTCATCAAACTCTCGCTCGGCGATCTCGACCGCCGTTTCGGCAGAAGCAGTTAACAATCATCCTTTCCCTACAGCACTATGGAAACACAGGTCTATACTCCGAAGAATCACATCCGCATCGTCACCGCCGCCTCGCTATTCGACGGCCACGACGCCTCGATCAACATCATGCGCCGCATCCTGCAGTCCAGCGGAGCCGAGATCATCCATCTCGGTCACAACCGCAGCGTCGCCGAAATCGTGGATGCCGCGATACATGAAGACGTGCAGGGCATCGCCATCTCCTCCTACCAGGGGGGACATATGGAATACCTGCGCTACATGAAGGATCTGCTGCGGCAGCGTGGGGCGGAACATGTTCGCATTTTTGCCGGTGGTGGAGGAGTGATCGTACAGGATGAGATCGACGCGCTGCACGCGTACGGTATCGACCGCGTGTTCTCGCCTGAGGACGGCAGGCAGTTGGGACTGCAGGGCATGATCAACATGGTGCTCGAAGCCTGTGATTTCCCGGCCGGCGCCGACAAGCGGCTCGACATCCGCGACGCCACGCTGTTTATCGGCGAGAAAGCTCTTACCGAGACCAACGGCGAACTGATGGCAGACCGTCGCCTTTTCGGCAGCGCACTGTCCTTGCTCGAATATCATCATGAAATTCACATCGAAGCGCCGAAAGGGAAGACCATTCCCGTGCTCGGCATTACGGGAACGGGCGGCGCCGGGAAATCTTCTCTCACCGACGAAATCGTGCGCCGCTTTCTCCGGAATTTCCCTGACATGCATATCGCCATTCTCTCGGTGGATCCTTCCAAGCGAAGGACCGGAGGAGCGCTGCTGGGCGACCGCATCCGCATGAATGCCATTGCCGCCACGGCGCCGGAGGGACACGAGCAGGTGTTCATGCGCTCGTTTGCCACGCGTGCGGCGAACACCGCGACCTCGGCCGCACTGCATCGCGCCATCGATCTCTGCAAATGTGCAGGGTATGATTTTGTGATCGTTGAAACTGCGGGCATCGGACAGAGCGATTCGGAGATCGTGGATCTGGTGGACGTCGCCATGTATGTCATGACCCCGGAATACGGGGCGCAGACGCAGCTCGAGAAAATCGACATGCTCGACCTGGCAGACCTCGTGGTGCTGAACAAGTTCGAGAAGCGCGGTGCGGAAGACGCATTGCGTGATATCCGCAAGCAGGTCAAGCGCAACCGCGGTACCTTCGAAGTGGCGGACGAAGATCTGCCCGTGTATCCGACCATCGCCAGCCAGTTCAACGACGCTGGCACCAATCACCTGTTCTATCAGATTGTGCAGTCCATCAACGAACGCACCGGCACGACATGGGAAACCGCATTCGGCCGGGAAGCGAAGGAACCGGATAAGTCCGCCGTCATTCCCCCCGAACGCGCGCGCTATCTTTCGGAAATTTCCGACACCGTACAGAAGTACAAGGCATGGATCGAGGAGCAGGCGGGCTTTGCCGAGCGTCTCGATCAGCTCGAAGGCGCACGCGCTTCGCTGGTGGAAGCCGGTTCGCGCCGCGAGCTCAACATCAGCGGCGAAGGCGGCGTGGTGGAAATCGGCAGTCACCAGGTGCGAGAGGAACTGCTGTCCGAGCTCGACCGCCAGATCGAGTATTACCGCGAGAACATCGCGCCCGAGAATCGTGATCTGCTCGAGCAGTGGCCCAATGCAGTGGAAGCGTATCGGCAGGACACCCTGACCACGCGCATCCGCGACCGGGAAATCGTCAGTCAACTGTTCCGTACCTCCCTTTCGGGGACGCGTATCTCACGCGTGGCCATGCCGCGGTATAAAGGACGCGGGGACATCCTGCGCTGGATTCTTCTCGAAAACGTGCCCGGCAGTTTCCCGTACACTGGCGGCGTGTTTCCCTTCAAGAGGGAAGGCGAGGATCCCACGCGCATGTTCGCGGGTGAAGGAACGCCTGAGCGCACGAACAGACGTTTTCATTACGTGTCGGAGGGACTCCCCGCCGCGCGGCTTTCAACGGCTTTCGATTCGGTTACGCTGTACGGTGAGGATCCCGATGAGCGTCCCGACATTTACGGCAAGATCGGCAACTCGGGTGTGAGCATCTGCACGCTCGACGACATGAAGAAACTGTACTGCGGCTTCGACCTCACCTCGCCGACGACTTCCGTATCGATGACCATCAATGGTCCCGCCCCCATGATCCTGGCCATGTTCATGAACACGGCCATCGATCAGCAGATAGAGAAGTGGCTGGTGCAGAACGGCAGCTTCGATGCGGCGCAGAAAGCCATTGATGCGCATTACAAAAAGATTGATCTGCCTCGTCCCACCTACACCGGAGCGCCTGATCTC is a window encoding:
- a CDS encoding methylmalonyl-CoA mutase family protein, with protein sequence METQVYTPKNHIRIVTAASLFDGHDASINIMRRILQSSGAEIIHLGHNRSVAEIVDAAIHEDVQGIAISSYQGGHMEYLRYMKDLLRQRGAEHVRIFAGGGGVIVQDEIDALHAYGIDRVFSPEDGRQLGLQGMINMVLEACDFPAGADKRLDIRDATLFIGEKALTETNGELMADRRLFGSALSLLEYHHEIHIEAPKGKTIPVLGITGTGGAGKSSLTDEIVRRFLRNFPDMHIAILSVDPSKRRTGGALLGDRIRMNAIAATAPEGHEQVFMRSFATRAANTATSAALHRAIDLCKCAGYDFVIVETAGIGQSDSEIVDLVDVAMYVMTPEYGAQTQLEKIDMLDLADLVVLNKFEKRGAEDALRDIRKQVKRNRGTFEVADEDLPVYPTIASQFNDAGTNHLFYQIVQSINERTGTTWETAFGREAKEPDKSAVIPPERARYLSEISDTVQKYKAWIEEQAGFAERLDQLEGARASLVEAGSRRELNISGEGGVVEIGSHQVREELLSELDRQIEYYRENIAPENRDLLEQWPNAVEAYRQDTLTTRIRDREIVSQLFRTSLSGTRISRVAMPRYKGRGDILRWILLENVPGSFPYTGGVFPFKREGEDPTRMFAGEGTPERTNRRFHYVSEGLPAARLSTAFDSVTLYGEDPDERPDIYGKIGNSGVSICTLDDMKKLYCGFDLTSPTTSVSMTINGPAPMILAMFMNTAIDQQIEKWLVQNGSFDAAQKAIDAHYKKIDLPRPTYTGAPDLAAMLTELNDVAQFEDGGKPHRYFGLGTLGVCGDFFVSEGLLPQEEYDRIRAATMSSVRGTVQADILKEDQAQNTCIFSTEFALRMMGDIQQNFVRNRVRNYYSVSISGYHIAEAGANPITQLAFTLANGFTYVEYYLSRGMHIDEFAPNLSYFFSNGIDAEYAVIGRVARRIWSVAMKRLYGGNDRSQKLKYHIQTSGRSLHAMEIDFNDIRTTLQALYAIYDNCNSLHTNAYDEAITTPTEESVRRALAIQMIINHELGLAKNENPLQGSFIIEELTDLVEEAVLSEFRRISDRGGVLGAMETMYQRGKIQEESMIYEHKKHTGELPIMGVNTFLRPDHLKSGEKQAIELIRSTEDEKKQQIANLRAFQQRNQNNGSAALESVQHTAQAHENVFDQLLECVKYASLGQISTALYEVGGQYRRNM
- the ftsY gene encoding signal recognition particle-docking protein FtsY, which produces MGFLDKLKFNRLKEGLAKTRDSVMQKVTRVIKAKRKIDDDLLDEIEEILILGDVGVSTTTRIIENLRERVRRERFEDAGELHRLLREEIAALFEKNDVTTDGAAIEIPSGVSPYVIMVVGVNGVGKTTTIGKLAYNYRSAGKKVIIGAADTFRAAANEQLEVWAQRAEVDIIQQKHGSDPAAVAYDTLQSALSKNSDVVIIDTAGRLHTKSNLMEELKKIKRVMSKLMPDAPHEVLLVLDATTGQNAIQQAKQFGLAVDVTGLAVTKLDGTAKGGVVIGISSELAIPVKYIGVGEQINDLQVFDDEAFVQALFGDLRTEDETTIEEEVRE
- the mutL gene encoding DNA mismatch repair endonuclease MutL gives rise to the protein MASVVPASSIQILPQHLANQIAAGEVVQRPESVVKELVENAIDAGASHVTVNIAAAGKSLIQVIDDGHGMTEEDARMAIERHATSKLRSIEDLEQIRTFGFRGEALPSISSVAKVELRTRMEDQDVATLLRIEGGEVREADKVEGPVGTSISVKNLFYNTPARRQFLKSDTTEYRHITDCVQRFVLSYPDVRITLISDGSTVYDAQPADLAGRISYLFGDRVADSLLEVHEETDLITVTGFVGKPNFAKKSRGEQFLFVNGRYVVSRYLNHAVVSAYEHMLEQGAFPMYMLFLNIDPRQVDVNVHPSKLEVKFSNERNIYTIVNAVVRRSLYSHDLTPSIGFRESGEGGQPQDFTRMRIESPDEASARTERKYDNFDSLSRGMGSSGLGAGSGGGSGTGGSGGTGYGSRPSDSGGAGSRMDPRQIDDLFRSLDVSGEGSRSGMAAEPERETVILPSEKPISDTQFLWQLHNKYIFTPIKSGLMIIDQHVAHERILYEKALAALQDAAPFSQQLLFEHSTRVSAGDYALLEEIRAEFEHLGFVLRLKAPHDVTVEAVPQDVRPGMEESILEEMIEQYREYSASGVTDTRHNVAASYGCRAAIKAGDKLNPAEMQNLIDQLFATSNPYVCPHGRPILIKLSLGDLDRRFGRSS